In Halarcobacter mediterraneus, the genomic stretch CAAAGTAGCAAAATTTCATTATTGATATAAGAAGTAAAGTAAAATGTTAAGAATAGTATATAAAAAGTTATTCTAATTAAAAGAACTTTACGTTCTTTTAATTAGGCTGATGCTTTTTCGCAAATGTCATTATTACTACTATTAAGTAGTTGCGGATAAAGAGTAGTTATAATTAAAATAATCTTTAAGTTAAACTCTTTTGGGGGAAAATGTGACTATTCAGTCAAATCAATGGACACAAAAAAAGGGACCTGACCAACTAGTCAAAAAAATTATACCAAATTTTGACTATATAGTCAAGAGTTATTTCTCAATTTTTTTAAAAAACTCTTCCAACTGTTTTATACATGTTTCAAAATGCTTTCCATCTTGAGATTTTTTAGCAGTTGATAAAGCTCCTTCTATACAAGCAACTACAAAAACAGCTAAGCCTTTAATATCTGAATATTCAATTTCATTATTATCACTTGCCTTTTGTAAAACTTGTTCTAATACTTTTTCAAAGTGAAAATAAACTTTTTCTAAGGCTTCTTTAAAATCTTTATCATGGTGTGACAATTCTTGAACTAAAGTATTCAATCTACAACCAAAAGTAAAATTAAAAGTCTCTTTGTTATATAAAACTTTAAACATCTCATCAATATAGTTCTTATCTGTTTTTAAAATTTCACTATACTTTTTATCAATGTATTCAAAAATATGCGCATCAATTACTGCTAACATTAATTCTTTTTTTGATTTAAAGAAGTGATACATACTTCCTTTATTTAATTTGGCTTTTTTTAGGATTTTATCTACTGATGTTGCATAATAACCATTTTCATAGACTTCATCAAATGTGACTTTTAATAATCTTTCTTTGCTACTCATTTTAATCCTTAAACTTAATTTCTTCTTTGCCCAGGCTTAGGTTTACTAACTTGACTTTGTAAATCAATACTTAGATTATTATAAAATAATTCTCCATAATCTGTAGTTCTATTTATTGTTTCATATGCTTGTAATATACTATTATTATATTTTATAGCATCTTGTAAGATTTTAATAATTTTTACTGACTCTAAAAAGTTAACATGACTAGGAGCTTCAACAGGAGAAGAATAATATTTATGCATTCTTTCCACTAAATTTTTATTCCTAATTTCAATAAATACTGATTCAATTGGAGATTTAAAGAAAAGTATTTTTTGTTTTACATTTATTGAAATATATGTTGTTTCTGTTCCATATATTTTCCTAGAAAAAGAATCAAATAAAAATAGTTTTTTATTATAATTATTATTAAAAAGTTCATACATCAGTTCTAATATTCTTAACTTCTCTTCTTTTGTATAAAAGTTTCCAATACTTGCAAAACAAAAAGATAAAACAGATTTTATAGAATACCACTCTGTTGTATCATAATCATACTTAAGCATTTGGTCAATTCTTTTTTGTTTTAAATCCTCTATTTCACAACTAGTCTTTGAACGATAAACTCTTTTTACCGCACTGTCTCTATACATTGGACCAGGGAATTGTGCTTGAATTACAAATCTTCTATTTTTCTCTAAATCAATTATATATTTTAATCTTCCTGTATAATCCTCATCAATAATTCTAACTTCTTTTTGTGGAATTTGAGTGATTGACTTTATAAATTCATCTCCAGTACAACCATCTTCCCAAATAAAATCTGGATATCTAAAAATATGACATATCTTTTGTTTTACCTCTTCATTTGGTTCTATATCTGAAATATTGTCTATCCAAGATGTCACTGTTCTTCTATCTTTTTGAATTAAAGAAGCAAATTTTGATATACTTAGATTTGATCTTTTAAATATTTCTATAAATTTTTCAATTCCGTTTTTGTACACCATATAAAACTCCATAATAATTTATAGTATTGTACTAATTTATTCCATAAGAACAAATATTGTACAAAAATTCATTTTATTAAAAAAAACTGTAATTATGCTTACAAAAACTATACAATGACTCTATTAAAATTTATTATATAATTTTAATAATTAAAATCAATTTTATAAAGGACTTATTATGAGTAATAATATGGGTATTTTAGACACCAAGAGACCAGAGTTTGACAAACTTATGACTGATATTGCAGAATATGCAGTAAACTATGAGATAAATTCCGACTTAGCTTATGATACGGCAAGGTCTTGCTTAATTGATACTATTGCTTGTGGAATTTTAGCACTAGAACATCCAGAATGCACAAAATTATTAGGTCCTGTTGTACCTGGAGCAGAATTTAGACCTTTAGGTGCAAAAGTTCCAGGAACATCGTTTCAGTTAGATCCAGAAAGAGCTGCTTTTAATATAGGTTGTATTGCAAGATGGTTAGACTTTAATGATACTTGGCTGGCAGCAGAATGGGGACATCCTTCAGATAATTTAGGTGCAATTTGGGCAGTAGGAGACTATCTTTCAAGAAAAAATATTTCAGAAGGCAAAGAACCACTAAAAGTAAAAGATATTTTAACTGCAATGATTAAAGCACATGAAATTCAAGGTATTTTAGCTCTTGAAAACTGCTTTAATATTGAAGGGTTAGACCATGTATTATTAGTAAGAATTGCTTCTACAGCTGTTGCTGCTGCAATGCTTGGTGGAACAATGGAAGAAGTAAGAAATGCAGTATCTCATGCTTGGATTGATGGTGGTGCCTTAAGATGTTATAGACATGCTCCAAATACTGGTTCACGGAAGTCTTGGGCAGCTGGTGATGCTTCTTCAAGAGGAGTTAATCTAGCATTAAAAGCTTTAAGTGGAGAAATGGGTTACCCTTCAGCTCTAACTGCTGATTATTGGGGATATCAAGATGTAAAAATGAAAAAACAAAAAGAAAAAGGTGAAGTTTTACATATCCCACAAGCCTTTGAATCATATGTAATGGAAAATATATTATTTAAAATATCTTTCCCTGCAGAATTTCATGCACAAACAGCTTGCGAATGTGCAATGACATTACACCCTTATGTAAAAGATAAAATTGATGAAATAGAAAAAATAATTATTACTACACAAGAATCAGGTCATAGAATCATTAATAAAGTAGGACCCCTAAATAATTATGCAGATAGAGACCATTGTATACAATATATGGTAGCATATCCACTAATTTTTGGAAAATTAACTGCCGATTCATATACTGATGAAGCAGCAAGTGACCCTAGAATTGATAAATTAAGAGAGTTAACAGATGTTCAAGTAGATGATAGATATACTAAAGAATATTTAGAAGCAGATAAAAGATCAATTGCAAATGCAGTTCAAGTATTTTTCAAAGATGGTACATCAACTGAAAAAATAGAAGTTGAATATCCTATTGGTCATAGACTTAGAAGAGATGATGGTATTCCTTTATTAAATGAAAAATATAAAAATGCTTTAAAAACTAAATTTTCAGCAAAAACTTGCAAAGAAATAGAAGCTATTTCTTTTGAACAAAAAACTATTGAAGCTATGAACTTCAATGAATTCTCTGACTTATTCTCATTTGTATAAAAAGTAAAAGGTTTTAATCCTTTTACTTTCTCTATTTTATAAATAACCTCATATTTTGTACTACTAATTACATATAAGTTCAATTATTGTTAATATTTACAATAATTGTACAATTATATTTTTTTACAAAAAAAATTGCGAAATTAAAAACAAAATCATACACTCCCAATATGTCCAAATGATGTATAATAATAGTCAATTCAAATTAAAGGACGTGTTATGACAAGCGCAGGAAAAAGATTTAGAGAGGCATTAAAAGAAGAGTCTCCTTTACAAATTGTAGGAACAATAAATGCTTATCAAGCGTTACAAGCTACTAAAGTAGGTCACAAAGCTATTTACTTATCAGGTGGTGGTATTGCAAACGCTTCTTATGGATTACCTGATTTAGGTATGACTATGATTGAAGATGTATGTATTGATATTAGAAGAGTTACTTCTATTTGTGATACTCCATTAATCGTAGATGCAGATACTGGTTGGGGACACGCATTTAATGTAGCAAGAACTGTTAAAGAATTTATCAGATCTGGAGCTGCAGGACTTCATATTGAAGATCAAGTTGCTGCAAAAAGATGTGGACACAGACCAAATAAAGAATTAGTTTCAACTGAAGAAATGTGTGATAGAGTTAGAGCTGCTGTAGATGCAAAACAAGAACTTGATCCAGATTTCTATATTATTGCTAGAACTGATGCACATGCATCTGAAGGTCAAGAAGCAGCAGTTGCAAGAGCTAAAGCTTATGTTGAAGCTGGTGCAGATGCTATTTTTGCTGAAGCAATTCATACATTAAAAGAGTACAAAGAGTTTACTGATCAAATGGATGTTCCAGTATTAGCAAATATTACTGAGTTTGGAGCAACTCCAATGTTTACAACTGAAGAATTAGCAAGTGTAGGTATTGATATGGTTCTTTATCCATTATCAGCATTTAGAGCAATGAATAAAGCTGCATTAAATGTATACCAAGAATTAAAAGATAAAGGTACTCAAGAAAGTGTTATAGACACAATGCAAACAAGAATGGAATTATACGATATGTTAAATTACCATGATTATGAGCAAAAAATGGATGAATTATTTGCAAAGGGAAAAGCGAAATAGTTTATTAACTATTAACCATATAATTAAAATAAATCTAGGGAAAAGAAAAAAAGGAGAATTATAATGAGTGGATTAGCAGGTGTTACAGCTGGACAATCAGCAATTTGTACTTGTGGTTTAGGAAATGGTCTTAACTATAGAGGTTATGATATTGCAGATTTAGCATTAAAAGCAGATTTTGAAGAAGTTGCATTTCTTTTATTAAAAGGAGAACTTCCAAATAAACATGAACTTAAAATGTTTAGAAGACAAATTATTGCAGGTAGAGAATTACCAATCTCTGTAAAAAATGTATTAAAATCAATTCCAGCTTCTTCTCATCCAATGGATGTAATGAAAACTGCAACTTCAGCTTTAGGTTGTGTTGAACCAGAAGCAGAAGATTTTTCTGATCAAATGGATAAAATTATTAGATTATTAGGGGCTTTCCCATCTTTCTTAGTTTACTGGCATCACTGGCATGTACATGGTAAAGAAATTGATTTAATCTCTGAAGAAACTACTATGGCAGGGTATATCTTAGAAAGATTAAAAGAAACTAAACCTTTAGATGTTGAAGTTAAAGCTATGAATGCAATGTTAACTTTATATGCAGAACATGAGTTTAATGCTTCTACATTTGCAAATAGAATTACTGCTTCAACTTTATCAGATATATATGCTTGTATGACTACTGGTATTGGAACATTAAAAGGTCCTTTACATGGTGGAGCAAATGAAGTTGCTATTAAATTTGTACTTCAATTTGATGATGTTAATCATGCATTAAAAGAAGTAGATGAACTATTTGCAAGAAAAGAAAAAATTATGGGATTCGGTCACAGAGTATATAGAGAAGTAGACCCAAGATCTCCAGTTGGTTTTGATTTAGCAAATGAATTAAAAGAATTAGAGACTTCTGATCCTAAATTATTTGATATTGCAAAAGCAGTTAGAGATAAAGTTAAAGCTGAAAAAGGTCTACCTGATAATATCGACTTCTTTGGTGGATTAATTTACCACTACATGGAAATCGAAAGACTATACTACACTCCATTATTTATTATGTCAAGAGCTGCTGGATGGGCTGCTCACGCATTCGAACAAAGAGCAAACAATAGAATTATTAGACCAAGTTCAGAATATACTGGACCTGAGCCAAGAGACTTTGTTGCTTTAGAAGATAGATAATAATTTACTTATACAAAGTAAACAAACTCTTAGATAAAAATTTAAGTCAGTCTCTTTTGAGGCTACTTAATTTTATGCCACAATACAGTGGAAGAATTCAACAAAATTTAACACTGTTGGTAAATAGAAAAATTTATTTCTTCTATTTAAAAATAAATCAAAATAAAATAAAATGGATATGAAAATGACAAACGAGAAATATCTTAAAAAATTAGATGGTACAGATGCCTGTTACTATGATGTTAAAGAAGCTGTTGAAGATATTCAACCTGGTTCTTTTGAAAAACTAAATTATACATCAAGAGTATTAGCAGAAAATCTAATTAGAAAATGTCCTAGTGAAGACTTAAAAGATTCACTTATTCAATTAATTGAAAAAAGAACAGATAAAGATTTCCCTTGGTACCCTTCAAGAGTAATCTGTCACGATATTCTTGGACTTACAGCATTTGTTGACTTAGCAGGACTAAGAGAAGCAGTTGCTAGTAAAGGTGGAAATCCTGATAAGGTTAACCCAGTTGTTCCAACACAATTAATCGTTGACCACTCACTTGCAGTAGAGTGTGGTGGATATGACCCAGATGCATTTCAAAAAAATAGAGATATTGAAGATAGAAGAAATGCTGATAGATTCCACTTCATTAACTGGACTAAAGAAGCATTTAATAATGTAGATGTAATTCCTCCAGGGAATGGTATTATGCACCAAATCAACTTAGAAAAAATGTCTCCAGTAGTTCATTTAAATGATGGAATTGCAAGTCCTGATACATTAGTTGGTACTGACTCACACACACCTCATGTTGATGCACTTGGTGTAATTGCAGTTGGTGTTGGTGGATTAGAAGCTGAAAATGTAATGTTAGGAAACCCTTCTTATATGAGAGTTCCTGAAATTGTTGGTGTTGAAATTGTAGGTAAAAGAGCACCTGGAATTACTGCTACTGATATTGCACTTTCTATGACTTCATTTTTAAGAGAAAACAATGTTATCTCTGCATACTTAGAGTTCTTTGGGGAAGGTGTTAAATATCTTAATCTAGGAGATAGAGCTACTATTGCAAATATGACTCCTGAATATGGAGCATCTGCTGGTTTATTTGCAATTGATGAGCAAACTATTTCTTACTTAAAAGTAACAGGTAGAGAACAAAAACAATGTGAATTAGTTGAAGCTTATGCTAAAGCAAATGGTTTATGGGCAGATCAATTTGAAAATGCTACATATGCTAGAACTATTCAGTTTGACTTATCTAAAGTAACTAGATCTTTAGCAGGTCCTTCTAAACCTCATAAATTAGTTCCAACTTCTACATTAAAAGATGAAGGTATTGTAAAAGAATGGAAACAAGAAGGTGATTTAATTCCAGATGGTGGTATTTTAATTGCTGCTATTACTTCTTGTACAAATACTTCAAACCCAAGAAATGTTATTGCAGCAGGACTTTTAGCTAAAAAAGCAAATGAGCTTGGATTACAAAGAAAACCATGGGTTAAATCTTCTTTAGCACCAGGTTCTAAAGTTATTGAAGTTTATTTAAAAGAGGCTGGATTATTACCAGAAATGGAAAAATTAGGATTCGGTGTAGTTGGTTTTGCTTGTACTACTTGTAATGGTATGTCAGGTGCATTAGATCCAAAAATTCAACAAGAAGTAATTGATAGAGATATCTATTCAACAGCTGTACTTTCTGGAAATAGAAACTTTGATGGAAGAATCCACCCATATGTAAAAGAAGCATTCTTAGCATCTCCTGCACTTGTTATTGCATATGCATTAGCAGGAACTGTAAGATTTGATATTGAAAATGATTCTTTAGGTAAAGATGCAAATGGTAATGATATTAAACTAGCTGACTTATGGCCATCTGATGAAGAAATTGATGCAGTTGAAAAAGAGTTTGTTAGACCTGAGATGTATAATGCTATTTATGAGCCAATGTTTAATAGAGATGGAATCACTTCTGTTAAAGCAGAACCATTCTATAAATGGAATCCAAACTCAACTTATATTCAAAAACCACCTTATTGGGAAGATGAATATATGAGTATGCCAGCATTAAAAGGTTTAAGACCATTAGGTGTATTCCCTGATAATATTACAACAGATCACTTATCTCCATCAAATGCAATTTTACCTGAGTCTGCTTCTGGTGAATATTGTATCTCAAAAGGTCTTCCAATAGAAGACTTAAACTCTTATGCAACACATAGAGGGGATCATAATACAGCTTCTAGAGCTACTTTAGCAAATCCAAAACTATTTAATGAAATGGTTAAAGATGAAAATGGAAATGTTAAACAAGGTTCTTTAACTAAGATTATGCCTGAAGGTAAAGAATCAAGAATGTGGGAAGCTATTGAAGAATATAACAATAGAAAACAACCACTTATTATCATTGCTGGGACTAACTATGGTCAAGGATCTTCAAGAGACTGGGCTGCTAAAGGTGTTAGACTTGCTGGTGTTGAAGTACTTATTGCTGAATCTATCGAAAGAATCCATAGAACTAACCTTGTTGGAATGGGTGTATTACCATTACAGTTTAAAGAAGGTGATACTAGATTTACTTATAATATTGATGGTTCTGAAACTTTTGATATCGAAGGTGAAATCACTCCAAGATGTGACTTAACTGTAGTAATGACAAGAGCAAATGGTGAGGTTGTAAAATTCCCAGTTTTATGTAGACTTGATACTTCTGCTGAAGTTGAAGTTTATAAAAATGGTGGTATTTTACAAAAATTCGCTAAAGACGTTGTTGCTGAAGGATAATTTTTAGCAGAATGTCATCATTAATTTTAGGGGTTTACCCCCCCCTAAAATTATTCATAAAGTTATTATAAAATATTTTTATGAATAATTTAATATAAAAGGAAAACTATGAGTTATCAACCACAATTTAAAGTAAAAGCAACATATATGAGAGGTGGTACTTCAAAAGGTACATTTTTTAATATAGCTGACCTTCCAAAAGAAGCACAAGAAAATCCGGCTAAAAGAGATAAATTACTTCAAAGAATTGTTGGTTCTCCTGATGTTTATAAAAAACAAATGGATGGAATGGGAGGAGCAAGTTCTTCTACTTCTAAGGCTATTTTAGTTGGGAAAAGTGAAGTTCCTAATCATGATGTGGACTATTACTTTTGTCAAGTTGCAATCGACAAAGACTTTGTTGATATGAGTGGAAATTGTGGAAACTTATCATCTGCTGTTGGTCCATTTGCTATTAAAGAAGGTTTGGTAGATAATGTTCCTGAAAATGGTGTTTGTTGTGTAAGAATTTGGCAAGCAAATATTAAAAAAACTATTCTGTGCTATGTAAATATGGAAAATGGAATGGTTAAAGAAATGGGTGACTATGAAATTGATGGTGTTGCCTTTCCAGCAGAAGAAATAAAATTAGAGTTTGTTGAACCAGTTGATCCTTCTGAAGAGTTATTTCCTACTGGAAACTTAGTTGATGATTTAGAAGTTGAAGGAGTAGGAACATTTAAAGCTACTATGATTACCGCTGGTATTCCAACTGTATTTGTAAATGCTGATGAAATTGGATACAAAGGGACTGAGCTTCAAGGTGATATTAATTCTGATACAGCTGCATTAGAAAGGTTTGAAAAAATTAGAGTTGCAGGTGCACTTAAAATGGGATTAATTAAAGATCCAAAAGAAGCAGAAACAAAACAACATACACCTAAAATTGCATTTGTAAGTCCAGCACAAGACTTTATTACTTCTTCGGGAAAAGAAGTTAAAGCATCAGAGATGGATTTACATGTTAGAGCTTTATCTATGCAACAACTACACCATGCTATGATGGGTACAGCTTCTGTTGCTATTGGTGTAGCTGCTTGTATTCCAGGAACACTTGTAAATCTTGCAGCAGGTGGTGGAGAAAAAGAGACAGTTACTTTTGGTCATCCATCAGGAGCAATTAAAGTTGGTGCAACTTTATCACAAAAAGATGGGAAATATATAGTTGAAAAAGCTTCTATGAGTAGAAGTGCAAGAATTATTATGGATGGAAATGTTCATGTTCCAGCAGGAACAATGGATTTAAAATAAAACTCTTTTAATATAAAGAAGGTTTAAATAAAAGATAAACCTTCTTTATTGACTTTAATCAATATAATTATAAATTTTTTATGTAATACTTCCTAAAAATCATTAGGATATATTATGCAATTTTCAACTTCTCCAAATGAAACTCCTATTAAACAATCTTGGAAAGAGAGATTCTGCTCTCAACCTCATCAAATATTTTTTGTAAGTTCTATTTTCTTTTCAATTTTTATTATGTTACTAACTTTATTTTCTCTTTTGGGCAAAATAAATATGAACTTCACGCTAATTCATGGATTTGGTTTAAATTATGCTGTTTTTACAAATGCATTTTTAGGTTTTTTAATTACTGTAATTCCTAAATATAATGCTTCAATCCCTATAAAAGAAAAATTATATATAAAACCTTGGATTATACTTCAAGTTGCTTTTTTTATAACTTTACTTATTAATCCACTTATTGGAAAAACTCTTGTTTCCTTAGTGATGTTTTATTTTGCAAAGATATTTTATACCACTATTAAATCAGGAAAAGCGATTATAAAAGAAGACAGTATTTATTTAAACTCAATATTTATTTTAGGAGCTATTCTTCTACTTATTGAAGCTATATTTACAATTGATTTATCATATTTAATCTTTTTTGCATATTTAATAAATATGGTCTATTTTGTTGCATTAAGAATGATTCCAGGTTTTTACTTCACTTATACTAAAATCCAACCTTGGCAAAAACCTAAATATATTAAACCTGTATCTTTTTTTCTTATTTTACTTGTAGGTATTGCTTTACAATTTAATATTAATACTATGATAACAGTTACTTCATTCTTGTCTTTTATATTTTTTGCTTATATATTTATAAAACTTAATATGTTTAAAAAGACAAGTGCTATTTTACAAATTTTAGTTATTGGATTTGCATGGTTTCCTATTGGATTTTTAGGTTTATTTATAGAATCTCTTTTAGAAGTTTCAATTTTAAAAATGGGATTACATATTTTTGCACTTGGCTTTGTAACAACTTTATTAATTGGATTTGGAAGTAGAGTTAGTTTAGGTCATGCTATTCCACCTCAGACTATCATGGCAGATAATTTTACAAAATTTCTTTTTGCACTAACACAAATACTTTTAATTTCAAGAATCAGTGCTTCTATCTTAGTATTAAATAATTCATCAATCTTTATGGGTATTTTACATTTAAGTGCTACTATTTGGATAGTTTTATTTATATTATGGACTTTAAAATACGGGAAGTATTTATTAAGAATTTAAAACCTATTAATTTATATTAATGGGTATTTCTATAATAAACTCTTCTCCTTTATACTTCTTATTATCATACTCATATTCTATTGTTTCATTATAAAGAGTTCCATTAAAATGTTTTTTTATGATTTCAGATGACATATAAAGTCCTAAACCTGTTCCTTGAGATTTATGTTTTGTAGTAAAATATGGTTCATAAACTTTATTTTTAATACTACTTTTTATTCCACCTGCATTATCATAAACTTTAATTATTACTTTATCATTTTTAATATAGTTTTCCATAAAAATAAATTTATTATCTTCTATTTCTTTAGCTCTTAAAGCATCTTTTGCATTATTTATTATATTAATTAAAACTTGCATTAGTTCAAATTTATAACCTTGAATTTCAATTGGTTCTAATTTTGTATGTAACTCAATTCCATAGGACTTATATGATGTTTCAAAAATGTCTATATTCTCTTTAATAATATCCTTAATATTAAAATGTTCTAACTCTTTATTTGGATTAAAAAAGTTTCTAAACTTATCTATAATAGTTGATAAATATTGCACTGTATCAATTACTTTATTTAAATCCTTAATTGTTTCATCTTTTTTAGTTAGTCCAAGTTCTATTTGCATAATTTGACTTGAGGCAATAGTACTTATTACATTTAGAGGTTGTCTCCATTGATGAGCAATATTCCCTATCATTTCTCCCATTGCAGCCAATTTACTTTGTTGATATATCATTTGTTCTTTTTTTCTATTATCTTCTTGTAATCTTATAAAGTGATCTACATCAGTATGAAATCCTGTCATTCGTATAGGTTTCCCTTCTATATCAAAGAAAACTTTTCCTCTAACTTTTAACCATTTATAAGATCCATTCTTACACTTGAAACGGTAATTATCTTCATAAAAACTTGTTTCTCCTTTCAAGTGTTTACTTAATTTCTTTAAAGTTTTTCTATAATCCTTTTTATGAACACTTTTTTTCCAAAAATTCTTAATATCAACTTCTAAATGGTTTTTATAACCTAGCATTAGTAGATATCTATTTGAATAATAAGATTTACCAGTAATTAAATCAAGATCCCATAAACCATCTTGTACTCCCTCTATGGCTCGTGAGTATTGTTCTTTTAAATCTCTTAATTCATCAATTATAGATTTTAAATCCATTGCAAAATTATCAAACTCTAAAATTTGGCTTTCTTCATATAATACCAACTCATTGTCTTTTGCTTTTTTTGCAAATTTCAATAATCTTGAAAAAGGTTTTATTAGATATTTATCACTTATCATATATAAAACAATAAAAACAAATATTATAAAGATAAAGAGTAAGATACCAATTATTTTAAAGTCTTCTTTTAATAAGGAACTAGTTAAATTATTAGTTGAAAAGACAAAATCAAAACTATTCTTGCTATCAATAATTACTTTTTGTTTAAAATATATTTTTCCATTTTCTTTTATAATTTTTTTATCTTTAAAATCTTTTATATTTACAGTTACTTTATTACTTGTGTTTACTATTAATTCCCTATTTATATATATTTTTATATCATTTAATGATGCACTTTTTTTTATCATATTTACAAAAGAAAGATTATCATTTATAATTTTTCCTATATATAGTTTAGCTTGAACTCTCCCTGTTTTTTTATCAATAATATCTTTTGAACGGATTAAAAGTAAATACTTTTTATTATTTAAGCTTACTATCGTAAAAGTGTTTTTTAAATCATCTTTTTTTATATTTACAATAATTTCTTTAGTATTAAATAAAGAGTTACTAAAATCTAAAGTTTTTTCATTTTTCTGAACATATAAAATATCAACTCTATCAAGAAAACTCAAATTTTCAAGCTTTCTTTCTAATAAACTTTGATTAAAAGGTAGGTCTTCTATAATTTCAGCAGCTTCAAAAGTCATATAATCTAAACTTGTTTTTTCATTTTCAATTATTATATTTAATAGGTTTTTCGTCTGAGAAAAATATTGCTTAATATTATAATCTAATACTTTTTCTGTAGATAAATATACCCAAAAAGAAATACCTATAGATAAAACTAATAAAAAAACAAATAATAAAGCATTATTTATAAAACTAAGAGATACTTTAGGTCTACTCATATTCTGTATACCTAAATGCTCGTTTTTTTAGTTTTTCTAAAAAGTTACTTTCTATCCCTTTTTTTATAACTTCAAAGTTTCCTGAGTAGATTGTTGGTATACTTTCTTTTTTGCCTAATATATCAAACTTAATAGCTTCTGCCATTGCTATACCATTTTCATCATTCATTCTCATCACAGTAATATCTAATAAAGAGTTTTCAATAGCTTTTAACTCACTATTTCCTCCACCCCAACCATTCACTTTTATTTTACCAAGTAAATTTTTTTCTTGTAAAACTTCCATAACACCTAATGCAATATCTGTCGAGCATGCATAAATAAACTCTACGTTATCATTTCTTTTCAATAAATCTCTTGTAGCTTCTTTTGCTTTTTGTTTATCAAAATCAGTGTAATATTCATGAATTAATTTTAAATTAGAGTGAGAAGAAATATATTCAATAAATTTAGTACCTCTCATATAACTAACATAACCATCAGAG encodes the following:
- the acnD gene encoding Fe/S-dependent 2-methylisocitrate dehydratase AcnD, which encodes MTNEKYLKKLDGTDACYYDVKEAVEDIQPGSFEKLNYTSRVLAENLIRKCPSEDLKDSLIQLIEKRTDKDFPWYPSRVICHDILGLTAFVDLAGLREAVASKGGNPDKVNPVVPTQLIVDHSLAVECGGYDPDAFQKNRDIEDRRNADRFHFINWTKEAFNNVDVIPPGNGIMHQINLEKMSPVVHLNDGIASPDTLVGTDSHTPHVDALGVIAVGVGGLEAENVMLGNPSYMRVPEIVGVEIVGKRAPGITATDIALSMTSFLRENNVISAYLEFFGEGVKYLNLGDRATIANMTPEYGASAGLFAIDEQTISYLKVTGREQKQCELVEAYAKANGLWADQFENATYARTIQFDLSKVTRSLAGPSKPHKLVPTSTLKDEGIVKEWKQEGDLIPDGGILIAAITSCTNTSNPRNVIAAGLLAKKANELGLQRKPWVKSSLAPGSKVIEVYLKEAGLLPEMEKLGFGVVGFACTTCNGMSGALDPKIQQEVIDRDIYSTAVLSGNRNFDGRIHPYVKEAFLASPALVIAYALAGTVRFDIENDSLGKDANGNDIKLADLWPSDEEIDAVEKEFVRPEMYNAIYEPMFNRDGITSVKAEPFYKWNPNSTYIQKPPYWEDEYMSMPALKGLRPLGVFPDNITTDHLSPSNAILPESASGEYCISKGLPIEDLNSYATHRGDHNTASRATLANPKLFNEMVKDENGNVKQGSLTKIMPEGKESRMWEAIEEYNNRKQPLIIIAGTNYGQGSSRDWAAKGVRLAGVEVLIAESIERIHRTNLVGMGVLPLQFKEGDTRFTYNIDGSETFDIEGEITPRCDLTVVMTRANGEVVKFPVLCRLDTSAEVEVYKNGGILQKFAKDVVAEG
- the prpF gene encoding 2-methylaconitate cis-trans isomerase PrpF, with product MSYQPQFKVKATYMRGGTSKGTFFNIADLPKEAQENPAKRDKLLQRIVGSPDVYKKQMDGMGGASSSTSKAILVGKSEVPNHDVDYYFCQVAIDKDFVDMSGNCGNLSSAVGPFAIKEGLVDNVPENGVCCVRIWQANIKKTILCYVNMENGMVKEMGDYEIDGVAFPAEEIKLEFVEPVDPSEELFPTGNLVDDLEVEGVGTFKATMITAGIPTVFVNADEIGYKGTELQGDINSDTAALERFEKIRVAGALKMGLIKDPKEAETKQHTPKIAFVSPAQDFITSSGKEVKASEMDLHVRALSMQQLHHAMMGTASVAIGVAACIPGTLVNLAAGGGEKETVTFGHPSGAIKVGATLSQKDGKYIVEKASMSRSARIIMDGNVHVPAGTMDLK
- a CDS encoding NnrS family protein, which encodes MQFSTSPNETPIKQSWKERFCSQPHQIFFVSSIFFSIFIMLLTLFSLLGKINMNFTLIHGFGLNYAVFTNAFLGFLITVIPKYNASIPIKEKLYIKPWIILQVAFFITLLINPLIGKTLVSLVMFYFAKIFYTTIKSGKAIIKEDSIYLNSIFILGAILLLIEAIFTIDLSYLIFFAYLINMVYFVALRMIPGFYFTYTKIQPWQKPKYIKPVSFFLILLVGIALQFNINTMITVTSFLSFIFFAYIFIKLNMFKKTSAILQILVIGFAWFPIGFLGLFIESLLEVSILKMGLHIFALGFVTTLLIGFGSRVSLGHAIPPQTIMADNFTKFLFALTQILLISRISASILVLNNSSIFMGILHLSATIWIVLFILWTLKYGKYLLRI